tctctttctcgtatctctctctctctctctctctctctctctctctctctctctctccttctttGAATCCCAAGCCCAGAACACACCACAAGCGCCACCGTGAGCTGCCGTAGAACACCCTTCCATACCCAGGTTTCTGGTTGAACCTCAACCAGAACCTTCAAAGCTTCAACCCGAACCCCAGCCCAGGAGCCCAGATCCTTGAACCCAGATGAAGATCTAcgtgatcttcatcttcaaccttcaaccAATCCCCCAAATCCAggaaccctaaccctaaacctAGCAATCTAAGAACCCTAACCTTGAATCTATGAACCCTAACCCTTAAATTTTCCAGAAAAATGTAATTGAAGCAATCAATCGTGCATGCAAGCATCAAACCCGAAGCTAAGTGTGAAGAAATTACCTCTTTTCTCTTTAATCCCTTTCTAACCTTTGATTCGTTCTCTGATCCCTTCTTCTTTTTGTTCGCAGGTTTGAAGATGGCGGCGCGAGGATCTCCTCTCTCTCCGATGCttcctcctttttcttttttttcttcttattagaTTTAGGTTTTACGATTTATAGTCTTATGTTAAGATTCAATTAGGAATTAGTTTATTATGATATTGATTGAAGATTTGATTGTCAATTGattgtaatatatttgatttaattagagatttgttttagtcttaggttttgatttgattttcgtttagaaattttgattttttgtaatgattttgttaaGTTGAATGAAGATTCTTTCCTTTTCCGATCTTGATTTGGTTTCAACTTGGGCCTGGACAAAATGAATTCAGGGTTTGGTGTTGTTGGAGATGGCTGCGCCGCTTGGAAGAGGAACCTGAACAGGGtcacaaaaccctagttgacttCGGTCAACTccctaaaataataataaaatttaataatttaataattttattaatatttagttttttaaaaaaagaattatgaccaagaaaaaaattatatttattaaaacccATTCATATTCTAAATGAAAAtagacaaatatatatatatatatatatatatatatatatatatatatatatatatatatattaaaattaatcattagttaataatattaataattagtatataatataacttactaatatcataaaataataaattgataGTACAAAAAAACTTATTCTATGAAAATGTATGGAGAAAAACCAAATGTTTAGTAAACTAATGGGCTATTGTTTCTTAATAGGCTCAAAAGGAATTAAACAACACACTCCCCTATTTTTATTATATCCCCTTTAGGAGAAAAGAGAGATCTTTTTTTTAGAAATGGACATAACAATTTAAATGTTAAGCCTACTAATTTGGTAGACATTCCTTTAGAAAATAAAACCCATGCAAAATTGTATCATGCTCTAGTTAATAATATGATGTAAACGAAACAGgtcaaattttagggtatgacagctgcccctatttaattacctttcgaTTGAAgagcgtgagaatacgcaggtctcacgcttttcggatcgaagagttattgaataatggaagacccctaaatttaccttgtacTGGATTGTGAAAGAAGAGAATCGTCCTGCTAAATCCTGAAACTTACATAGCAAGGACTCGTAGTTCGTTGTATGGAAAATGGTCCatttgctatagtgctagcaagcctTCACAGTTTGTAAATAATTCACCTACTATAGTTATAGTAAGTTTTCGCAGTTTGTGTAAAGGGAATggtttactatagttctagtaagcccTTGTATATATCCTGGATGAGGAAGGGATcacctgctatggttctagcaaacttacttgCATAAAAAGGGATCACCTGCTATAGTACGTTCTAGCGAGTTTACCTGCGTGAAAAGGGATTACCTGCTGTGGTTCTAGCAAGTTTTACCTGCGTAAAAGATActcttgctatagtgctagcaagatcacctgTGTAAAAATATTTACTTGCTATAATGCTAGCAAGATCACCTGTGTAAAAAGatttacttgctatagtgctagcaagatcacctgTGTAGATTTCTTGATACATCCATAGAAATTGGAAGTGTAAGAGCCAGAAACCGGGCGCTGTATACGTTGTATGTACGAAGTTGTGTTGTATGATTGTAAGTAAGTTGTATTGTAAATGCGTATGAACCATGTATATGCGTGTGATTCTGCTGTTTGTACTGTGTGGATGTATGAACCGTTTGTATGTGAATAATGTTTGATAGTATGATGCTCGTACGCATGTATAATTATTGCAGAGACGTGATGTCTGGATGTCGAGCATAAATgttgtatgtatgtatgctaatgcgtatgtatgtatgatgATCCCAAAGTTTGTCTCCTTATAACCTATTGAATTTGTCTAACCCTGCTTGGCCTTGTGCCATGACTTTGCGTATGCCGGTTCGTAATGTTTATACGTAGAATGTTTCTGAGCAGAACTTCGGGTTTCAGCCTCCTTTTAGACCGTTAGTTTCTGAACCAATCCCCTGGTACCCTTTAACCTTttgtgaaaattctagtaacacacgctcgatgtcaaaccggatgttatgacatccacaattacgcagcagAGACAATATTaacaaacaacataaaacagtaaagaacacacataattgtttacccagttcggttcaaacaacctactctgggggctaccaagccagaaatgaagtccactatcagtagtatcaattaaaagctaaactcccccgtttacaacttatcacttaatcactacccaatgacccttctacctaggttctacctagatatggaatatctccattgcactccccctcaatcatagcagtgattacacatacacaataaacaattacagatagaagacacacttcaaaaacacaccttaatctgcttaaaagcttcaatcaagagacacacactcgtgcttaaaagcttagagtgacacaacaaaaacacaaactaattccaacgcaatcatcaaagataatagcgtggatcacaagagacagttacagaacagccGTTCTTCACAATAAACAATCTTctatctgcgttccaaattaggattgcagttctttttatatgcagtcttgggccttgggctttttaagaaacacattagggttaacaaagttaacctaattcacacgccaactgtctgttacacaatgtgctgtcagtaggatcttctgaacgaaaattgcagcactcaataaaaagtttcctaaacagataaaagtgataaatcaagaaacacaattaataaaaactaacagttcctgctgtcacacatggatgtcatgacatcgatcatgacatttcCTACAAAAcatgtattagctccacacatatatgcaacctgcatatacacaaacaaccaggtatgttttaccaataatgcagccaacatgcaaacaccttcaatctccccctttggcaaatttttggctaagatatcctgtcacaccataccagagaaaaacttgcagcggataaccaaaatacaaaaaaacacaatctaatacaaacaaccaacatacatcaccagtatgcacacaaTGCTCAGACCAAAATAGACAGACagccacaagagtagcacaagcactaaacagccacaagagtagcacaagcacaaacagatcaacacaaagataagcaaatagaattgttgatcacacacaactaccattcttgttgttctggggtgacacatAATACTTTTGGGTGACACATAATACTTCTCCCTctgtttggccacaaatgttGCCAAAACCAAAAAAATACTCCTCGCTCAACGAGTTTAAATAAGTCCAAAAATTAAACAGACCAAAAAAAACAGACGGAACTAAATGCAAcagaacaaatcaaacaaaacaaaaataaacacaCTAGACTCTAGTTGCAATTACTGCTCAGAGTCAGATCCAGCTGAGGTGTCTGAATAACTTTCTGTCTCAGAGTCATCAGCAGGACTAGCACTTTCTTCTTCCAATTCTTGATCATATTTATCTTCCATCTCTTCTATATCTGCAAACTCCTCATTCTCATCCATTTCCAGAGTACGTATCATTTGTTCAAGAGACATTTTTCTAGCTTCCAGTTCTTTGCAAGTCTCTTTTAATATTGTTATAACTTCTGCTTTACCGACTGATGCTCCAGATTTGGAAGTTTCAGCTGATGTCATGACAATGTTTGGAACATGCTTTCCCTGAAACAGTTTGTAATGGAAAGCCAAAGGACTTTCTGTTTTGCACACTACATCATGTTCATTGGGAATGTTTGGATATTGATCCAGAATTACACCACTCAAGAGGGATGGAAAGGAAATTGGACCCTAAATACTGAAGCTTCTAGCATGCTTCATGGTATGGTCGAAAATATATGCTCCATAATCAAACTTTGCCTTTGTTCCTACAACATACATAAATCTACCAAGCACAGCTGAGATAGTGGACTTGTGATTTGTTGGAACCCAATTAGCTGCTCCTATTTTGTGAAGCATTGCATACTTGATGCTCAGCTTACTTGCAGTTAGCTTCTCTTTCATGGGCCAGCTTTTTACCTGCTTGGTTGTGATCACTTGACAGACTTGGTTGTATGTTACTTCCAGCTCAGTTTGAACTTCATCTGTTCTTCCCAAGAATTTATTAATCATAGAAGGAGAGAACGATACACACTTACCTCTTACAAACACCTTTCTGTAGTCTGCACTTCTGCTACTGCCACAATCTTCAGATAGGTTTACCATAAATTCTTTGACCAGCTTCTCATAACATTTGGGAAGATTGCACACAGTTTTTAGCAGTCCGGCTTCTTGAATCAGCTCTAAGACCTCCTTGTTTTCAAGAGCATTTGGAGCTTATTCCCTTTCAACAGCCAATCTCTTTTGGAGAACATATTTCCATCTGCTGACACTAGAGGCATAGTGGAAAGACACATTATCAATGGGAACTTCAGGGATGTTAGCAATAAGCTTACTGGTTGTAGGCTTCTTCCTTGATGGAATGTCAAGGACATTTACTTCAACATCAGATTAAGGTTCAATAATTTCccgctcttttcttttctttggaatgACCCTGCTCCAAGATTTTGAAGGACCAACCCCTTTACTCTTGGTAACAGCTTTGCTCTTGACAGGACCTGCAGAAGTACTCTTCTTCCTGACAGTGTCTTTGGTAGGGTTGCTCACTTGAGTGCTCCCTTTTGGTGATCCTTAAATAACAACTTTGCCTTTTCTTCTTGTCATTAGCCTGTTGGCTACACTCGGATTCAAGGAGGTAAGTAATTCGTCGTTGGAGTACTCATCTAAGTCTACCACATTAGTATCAGTTTCAGTATTGGCCTTAGGGTGCTCATTATTGTCAATGTCATTGACATCCTCGGTGACATTGGTATTCTTAGTAACCCCTTATTCATCCTTGTTGATTTCTAGGTTACTATCAACGGTGTGACCAGCCTCAGCCTTATTGGTGTTATTGAGGGGATCAGCCATTATGGTTTGAAGAGGAATAGATATTCCAGGCACTTGATGATTCTCCTTCAGAATACGATTAAAATTCCTGGTGATTGCGCTATCGACATACTTGGatccttctttagtaagttcctcCATGGTAGCATATGCTGAGGATTTGGTACCCTTGTTGTGAATACCCTCCTTGAATCGTTTTGCATGAGTCATTTTAGGCTTTGTGGCCTTTACTTTGTCACTGCTAATCATCCTTAAAGGGACAACCTTAAGGACCCTATTAGGGTTAGAGGACTCCTCCAGTGTCGCTGAGTCTGAAACGGGAGATTCATCATTAGATTGCTGAGACATTTTGAACCTTAGAGAACCAGAACTTGTTTCACACTTGTGAGAGCAATAGAAGTAAATCAATCTCAGAGAGTAGCTAGTAGAACTACTAGGAAGGTTTTCTGTTTTTAGAATATTAGGGGATTGAGGGGGCTTTATATGCACACTGAGTGAGGGAAATTTCAAAACATGGATTTTGACAAAGCCCAAATAGTATTCCCTCAGGTTGGTTAATTGCTATAATAAGTTTTAGTAGCAGATACCAAACACACCCTTTTCTGTCACATTGTCTTTAGATGTTGTTGCAACATTCTCTGTGACATTGCTTTCAGACAGTCCTTTAGGATCATTGCTCACATTTGACTTTTCCAGTTTTCTTTCCCAATCTGTAATGTCCATCACAAGGCTTACTCTTTCTTCTAGCAGAAATCTATTGATACTTCTGTATTCCCTTACTTTTGCACACAGTTTCTCATTCATTAGACTGGTCTCAGAAAAACCAGTAGACAGTTCACTTATAGTGAGATCACCAATATAGGATTCTTTATCCGATTCATCAGAATCATTAGATTCATCAAATTCGTGATGGTACATTTTTAATTCTTCCTTGATCATGGAGTAGTCAGAGGGGTGGACAGGTGTGTCAGGCTTCCATAGATAGCAATTATCCTTAGATCTAAACCCCTTCATGACTTCCTCATTTGCTTCATTTGTGATGATGCACTCATCTTTGGTGAACCTAGCATTGAATCCTTCATCACACAACtgactgatgcttataaggtttgCAGCTAATCCTTGTACAAGTAGAACATTGTTTAGATTAGGTATACCCACCCCTTATGTCTTCCCAACACCTTTAACTTCTCTTATATCTCCATCACCCAGAGTTACATAGTTGTTTCCTTCCAATTTGAGATCTACTAAAGAGTTCTTCCTCCCGGTCATAtgatttgaacaaccactatcaagATACCAGTCTTCTTTTGTTGGCATccttagagaagtgtgtgctattagagcaacattcttagctaTCCCAGGTTGTTTCCTGTTACAagtatcatgatcaagtttgacttgttgagtttggtctggatatccaaatagtctgaaacaaaatggctttatgtgaccaaatcttccacagtgatgacacctccacTTCTGGAAACTTTTCTTTGAGTGCCTCCTTAttatgtttccttgatgttgtgacatttggattgacatctggttagtcacaCACTTCTTGGATTCTATCCTCCTGAGTCCAGAGattaattcctctttagccacgattcccactccagacatgtctcctgatctttgtccagattccagaatttcttctagagtatcagatccattgttcagcattttgaatgactttgtcatttgatcaagtttgtggttcaacatgcttacttcactactgagggagtctatggttgcaagacgTTTAATCTTCTCAGGTTCTAGATCTCTTATGATCacctcttgcttctccacttgtatgcagacttcagcattctccctacacaacttcttgtacgaggcagctagttcatcaaaggttagctcatcatcactagAATCATCATTATATTCATAGATTCTTATTGAAATTGTGACATGCTTTGCAGTTTCCTTTTCTGAATCTGAGTCTTCGTCAGACCAAGTAACAgtcagtcctttcttttgctctttgtggtaggtaggacattcagctctaatgtgtctgaatccttcacatccatgacattgaacccctttccctagatagggcttctcctcagctttgaaccttttgcttgagtcatatgtctgactgatgtcataggaagtgttcttgacattgggtctggacttctgataaacccttttaataagtctgttgaattgttttctaagcatggctatggcgtctgataaattctcatcacttacaccattgctttcttttgaattatcacctgtgttggtgacaaacgcagtgcttttgttcttcttttcaacaggttcacagatgcttgactcaaaggtttgaagagaaccAAGAAGTTcatccagcttcatgttgctgatgtcttgagcttcctctatggcagttaccttcatatcaaatcgcttaggcagtgatctgaggatcttccttACCAATTTTTCTTCAGTTATTTTCTCACATAAAGCTGcagagttgtttgaaatctcgcggacattcatgtaaaactcataaatggtttcatcctctttcatcttgagattttcaaacttagtggtaagtatttgaagtctcgacatctttaccttgaacgtgccttcatgtgctgttttgagaatatcccaagcttctttagccagctcacagTGTTGTATAAGTCTGAAGATGGTTTTATCAATACCATTGAACagtgcacttagggccttggaattgcccaacgctaactcttcttcagatttgctccattgagtttcaggaattagaacagtagttccatcttccagaattttctcaggatgtttccatccactttcaacaactctccaggccttgctgtccactgacttaatgactgctaccatacgaggtttctagtggtcatagttagagccatccaagaTAGGTGGCCTatttccaaacactaacagttccttctccatagtaccagaattttgttatccctagatctcacccagatgtaaacaggcagggtgtctgctctgatgccaattgaaaattcaagtaacacacgctcgatgtcaaactggatgttatgacatccacaattacgcagcagAGACAATATTAACAAACAGTATAAAgcagtaaagaacacacataattgttttccaagttcggttcaaacaacctactctgggggctaccaagccagggatgaagtccactatcagtagtatcaattcaaagctaaactcccccgtttacaacttatcacttaatcactacccaatgacccttctacctaggttctacctagatatggaatatctccattgcactccccctcaatcatagtagtgattacacatacacaataaacaattacagatagaagacacacttcaaaaacataccttgatctgcttaaaagcttcaatcaagagacacacactcgtgcttaaaagcttagagtgacacaacaaaaacacaaactaattccaacgcaatcatcaaagataatagcgtggatcacaagagacagttacaAAACAActgttcttcacaatacacaatcttttgtctgcgttccaaattaggattgcagttctttttatatgcagtattgggccttgggctttttaagaaacacattagggttaacaaagttaacctaattcacacgccaattgtctgttacacaatgtgctgtcagtaggatcttctgaacgaaaaattgcagcactcaataaaaagttttctaaacagataaaagtgataaatcaggaaacacaattaataaaaactaacagcttctgctgtcacacatggatgtcatgacatcgatcatgacattcccTACAAAACTTGTActagctccacacatatatgcaacctgcatatacacaaacaaccaggtatgttttaccaataatgccgCCAACATGCAAACACCTTCATTTTGAATTGTCTAGAAGTTTTGAGATGTGTGGGATTTTGTTTAGAATAAATCCTATTTCGGATTGTTTTTGAATGATCCGTTGATAGTGTTTCTTGTGATTGTAAAATATCCTTTCTAAAAGGATCGTGATATATCAAAGTGATCGCGGTGTAGGGCGTATGTTATCTTCCGGAGGTTTTTCAGTTTCGTTTCGTTGCTTTTGTGTTGAAATTTTTGTTTTGTAAGTTCCCCATAATAAATTCAGTATAAAGTTTATGAAAATTTTTTCCTTTGCAAACGGTATTGAAATAACGAGAAAGCGCGGTATGAAGGAAAGaaacttttattgatattgccttaaaTCGGCGGATGTACAAGGTgtgaaaagaaaatgacaaatagaaatgatattaatactatCGTTGCTCCTTTGTTCTCGGGGGTCCTAGTAATCCTTTGTCTTTAGAAGTGAATGATTGCACGAATCCTTATCCTTTGTAGTTCGTCTTCGGCTCATAGCCTATGATCCTGCTTTTGTTAGGCATAATATTTATTGACCGCATCGGAATTGATTGGGTGTGGTAGCTCATCCCcgtccattgtagtgaggacaagtgctcctcctgagaatatcgtttttatgacatatggaccttcgtagttaggtgtccatttccCACGGGCATCAAGTCGAGGTAGTAGAATTTTCTTGAGGACGACATCACCTTCTTTGAaagttcgaggacggacctttttGTCTAACGCTTTCTTTATCCTTTTTTGATAGAGTTGCCATTGACACAAAGCCATTAGttgcttttcttcaatgagattaagctgatcaaaacaggtttttacccattccgattcttctaactttgtgtcagccaggACTCGTaatgaaggaatttccacttcgacaggaagaactgcttccataccgtaaaccaaggAAAATGGTGTTGCTCCTGTGGATGTGCGTACCGAGGTTCTGTAATCGTGCAgagcgaagggaagcatttcgtgccagtccttgtatgttttcaccatcttttgtattatctttttaatGTTCTTATTTTCAGCTTCGACATCGccattcattttaggcctgtatggtgaagaattgtgatgttcaatcttgaaatcCTCGCACAGCTCCTTCATCATGTTGTTATTTAGATTTGACCCGTTGTCGGTGATAATCCtatttggaaccccataccggcaGATGATGTTTTGCTTAATGAACcgggtgactacttgtctcgtcacgttggtgtaagaagcggcttcaacccatttggtgaagtaatctatGGAAACCAATATGAATTAGTGTCCATTAGAAGCTTTCGGTttgatcatccctatcatgtcaaccCCCCACATTGCAAACGGCCATGGTGAACTTAGAACATTCAACGGATTAGGCGGCATATGTATTTTGTCAGCGTAGAATcgacatttgtgacatgttcttgcgtattggaaacagtcagcttccattgtcagccaGTAATATCCTGCCCGTAGTATTTTTCTCGCTATTGAATGTCCATTTGCATgggttccgaaggttccttcatgtacttCTTTGATAATAtccttggcctcatttttatccacacacctcAGCAATACCGAGTCATAATTTTGTTTGTATAGGATATCTCCACTCAGGAAGAACTTAGCTGCCAATttccttagtgtctttttgtcaATCGTGGAGGCATTCTCTGAGTATTCTTGTTTCTCAAGGTACCTTTTGatatcatggaaccatggtttgttATCAGGCTACTCCTCAATTGTGAGACAATAGGCAGACTCATcgaagtgtctaaccgttattcGTGGTTCATGGTTCAACCAATTTACTTTGAACATGGAGGAAAGTGTTGCCAGTGTGTCAGCCATTTGATTCTCTTCCCTTGGGATGTGAGTGAAAGTAATTGTTTCAAATTCAGCCATCAACTCAAGTATGAGGTCCcggtatgggattagctttgcatctcgagtatcccattctttattgacttggtggatcaCCAAtgctgaatccccatacacctcaagcagtttgtaactcggtgaactgacttttatttttgtaagcaaccaatgttgcggtgagcaagagtcgccaccaacttttattttgtccaacatCTTGGAAGGGtataaagaacagaaaaagaccctttcttaagaaaaatggctcggggggtagattatgaaaagggaaggtgtaaacacccttttcatccgtagttgtctACGGACTCATAATTTACTTAGctcatatttgttttgtttgatttaagttgAAAAGGGacttaaggactttagcgtaaatgcgtagccttagtctttgaaagagtattgaaaaagttttttaatcgagctaggcatattaagagcactaccctaaattagtctttttctatgctttttatccTTCTAAGAAAGGGATAGGGCTATCCTTACCAtttagggtaggtagtcctattgattggacgtgttcgggacaatcgaagggtcatcgaggtcgttgaaagcaacaggtagaggtacctttagcaagttcgaagggacgatcgtcactttttcgtaggcaacaatcgagggtcatcgagagacttagtgacgattttatattgagggacctttgttaatgggtacctctacatttcgagggacacaacctttattcgtaaggcaatCGAGAGGGGCGTATCCTAAGGGTGAGTGTGTGAGAAGTgtattatgttcagatatttatcttgaaaTTAATGCGCTAgcgttcagatatttatcttgaaaTTAATGAGCTAGCGTTCAGTTAATATATATACGGAAgaaaaagtgcagaaagtaaactcctacgctattacatggcttcgggatggggattACAACAAACCGGGAAGTGTAAAACCTAATTTAAAACTATTACAACCAGGAACAGTTAAATAATTGTAAAAATTGCGGAATAAAATGGTAAATATGCGtccatgatagtatgaatgcttCAAGTGTAGTACATCTAAATCAACACAAAATGTTAGTaacaaaacataaaataaaatatgaacaaatatgaatcaAGAACTATTTGAAAGAAATTTAACATTTAATATTATAACtaaattctaaaaaataaaataaaaataaaaataatttttaatttatattttttaattatgataACTAAATAAGCAATGCACTAAACTAAGGTTAATGCAAAAGCCAAATTAAACTAAATCTACAAACTATAATGAATagctaaatcaaataaataaaatcttttttaCTAAACAAATTAGTTACTTAGtagttataaaattatttttaaaaaacaataataacgAAAATGCAAAGCTATGAACATGGATGCACCTCTTTTTTCAATCAGTAAAAAGCactgttatgaataaatattgtggatgtccatatatattcttatctttcatcttcatattccttattaagtggtatagtaaggttatgatttttcatgttcctaatgtcctataaatagatacca
The nucleotide sequence above comes from Vicia villosa cultivar HV-30 ecotype Madison, WI unplaced genomic scaffold, Vvil1.0 ctg.004993F_1_1, whole genome shotgun sequence. Encoded proteins:
- the LOC131642421 gene encoding uncharacterized protein LOC131642421, encoding MVNLSEDCGSSRSADYRKVFVRGKCVSFSPSMINKFLGRTDEVQTELEVTYNQVCQVITTKQVKSWPMKEKLTASKLSIKYAMLHKIGAANWVPTNHKSTISAVLGRFMYVVGTKAKFDYGAYIFDHTMKHARSFMCKTESPLAFHYKLFQGKHVPNIVMTSAETSKSGASVGKAEVITILKETCKELEARKMSLEQMIRTLEMDENEEFADIEEMEDKYDQELEEESASPADDSETESYSDTSAGSDSEQ